The following are encoded together in the Humulus lupulus chromosome 5, drHumLupu1.1, whole genome shotgun sequence genome:
- the LOC133779544 gene encoding uncharacterized protein LOC133779544: MDDGRKMLWKELQDINTQEAWVVMGDFNEILNKEERLGKRVKYSTATNFIDCIGECQLEDVKCSGCFYTWSNKQQGDDRICSKIDRVLANQTWLNCFNNAEAVFLPEGIFDHTPVILAVYPEILSGKKPFKYFRMWSSHPKYSESVEAVWKRAIPGTKMYQVVTKLKALKEVLKELNKQGYSDIHKADALAKE; encoded by the exons ATGGATG ATGGGAGAAAGATGTTATGGAAAGAGCTACAGGACATAAATACCCAGGAGGCATGGGTTGTCATGGGAGATTTCAATGAGATATTGAATAAAGAAGAAAGGCTTGGTAAACGAGTGAAGTATAGCACAGCCACAAATTTTATTGACTGTATTGGGGAATGCCAATTAGAAGATGTAAAGTGTAGTGGGTGTTTTTATACTTGGAGCAATAAACAACAAGGAGATGATAGAATTTGCTCCAAAATAGATAGGGTGCTTGCAAATCAGACATGGCTGAATTGTTTTAACAATGCTGAAGCAGTGTTTCTGCCTGAAGGGATTTTTGACCATACCCCTGTGATTTTGGCTGTGTATCCTGAGATTCTAAGTGGCAAAAAGCCATTTAAATACTTTAGAATGTGGTCTTCTCATCCAAAGTATTCAGAGTCAGTGGAGGCGGTTTGGAAGCGAGCAATTCCTGGGACAAAAATGTATCAAGTAGTGACTAAACTCAAAGCTCTCAAGGAAGTCTTAAAAGAGCTAAACAAACAGGGGTACAGTGATATCCATAAAGCTGATGCTCTGGCCAAGGAGTGA